In one window of Bacteriovorax sp. BAL6_X DNA:
- a CDS encoding transposase family protein yields MLEYKFNKFLSLPEVKFIKKRNLTNHTIEFEAIKQSTFEVCPKCATKSYKVYDHVYVNIKDTPIRDKQVFLKIRKRRFKCP; encoded by the coding sequence ATGCTTGAGTATAAGTTTAACAAGTTTTTATCCCTACCTGAAGTCAAATTTATCAAAAAACGTAACCTCACAAATCATACGATTGAATTTGAGGCCATTAAGCAATCTACTTTTGAAGTCTGCCCAAAGTGTGCAACAAAGTCTTATAAAGTTTACGATCATGTCTATGTAAACATCAAAGATACACCTATTCGTGACAAACAGGTTTTCCTTAAAATTAGAAAGAGAAGGTTTAAATGTCCT
- a CDS encoding nitric-oxide reductase large subunit, giving the protein MKKYWWTLVFVLVGTFTILGFFGSEVYKKAPPLYESINSSSQGAIYTKDDILDGQEVWQSIGGQQIGSIWGHGAYQAPDWTADWLHRELVHYQMIYSQNKLGKNFNDLSKQEKMLVKASMLEDYRESKVINDKVFISDIRYQAYLKTKQYYLSLFSNGPELRDTRKAYAIHEEVLPSAERREKMMAFFHWSTWAASANRPGENHTYTNNWPHEPLIDNVPTSENIFWSIISVILLLTSIGFLVWYYAFKKEEDDVNPDLPSSDPLKNFKLTPSMKSLWKYWAVVIVLFILQIGLGGILAHYTVEGQDFYGYPLSKFLPYTLVRTWHIQIALFWIATSFLAAGLFIAPIINNGKDPKFQRFGVNFLFGALLVVVFGSLTGEALAIHQLLDFDLSFWFGHQGYEYVDLGRVWQILLLVGLGVWLILMLRCIAPALKIANDNKQLLLLFSASTIAIGLFYGGGLFYGARTHISIMEFWRWWVVHLWVEGFFEVFATVALAFIFVTLGLIKPRSATKASLLSTSIFLIGGIPGTFHHLYFSGTPISISAIGACFSALEVVPLVLIGFEAFHTFKVQKLTNWTKNYKWPITFFVGVAFWNLVGAGIFGFLINPPIALYYLQGLNTTAVHAHGATFGVYGLLSLGLILFIVQTTFQDRKWNDKIMRYGFWGMNIGLGLMILLSLLPIGLIQFDASLKVGLWYARGSEVMQSNLIQDLRWLRVIGDVVFAIGAISYALAILDKTGLYKLKSSEATFDSELVIEN; this is encoded by the coding sequence ATGAAAAAGTATTGGTGGACACTGGTCTTTGTTCTTGTAGGAACATTTACGATTTTAGGTTTTTTTGGAAGTGAGGTATATAAAAAGGCACCTCCTTTATACGAAAGTATTAACTCTAGCTCACAAGGAGCTATCTATACCAAAGACGACATTTTAGATGGACAAGAAGTATGGCAATCCATTGGAGGGCAACAAATTGGTTCAATCTGGGGACATGGAGCATATCAAGCTCCAGACTGGACGGCAGATTGGCTACATAGAGAACTTGTACATTACCAAATGATTTATAGCCAAAATAAGCTTGGAAAAAATTTTAATGATCTCTCTAAACAAGAAAAAATGCTTGTTAAAGCTTCAATGTTAGAAGACTACCGAGAGTCCAAAGTTATTAATGATAAGGTTTTTATCTCAGACATTAGATATCAAGCATATTTGAAGACTAAACAATATTATCTAAGTTTGTTCAGTAATGGACCAGAGCTGAGAGATACAAGAAAGGCCTATGCGATTCATGAAGAAGTTCTACCTTCTGCCGAGAGAAGAGAGAAAATGATGGCCTTCTTTCATTGGTCAACTTGGGCAGCTTCTGCAAATAGGCCGGGAGAAAATCATACTTATACTAATAACTGGCCACATGAGCCGCTAATAGACAATGTGCCAACAAGTGAAAATATTTTTTGGTCAATAATTTCAGTAATTCTACTCTTAACTTCTATTGGTTTTCTTGTTTGGTATTATGCATTTAAAAAAGAAGAAGATGACGTAAATCCTGATCTTCCAAGTAGTGATCCTCTTAAGAATTTTAAACTTACGCCTTCAATGAAGTCCCTTTGGAAGTATTGGGCCGTTGTGATCGTCCTTTTCATTCTTCAAATAGGGCTTGGAGGAATTCTTGCCCACTACACTGTTGAAGGTCAGGATTTTTATGGTTATCCATTGTCAAAGTTTTTACCATATACATTAGTAAGAACATGGCATATTCAAATTGCACTATTTTGGATTGCTACATCTTTTCTTGCTGCAGGTTTATTTATCGCTCCAATAATAAATAATGGGAAAGATCCAAAGTTTCAACGATTTGGAGTAAACTTTCTTTTTGGTGCATTACTTGTAGTTGTTTTTGGTTCGTTAACTGGGGAAGCTCTCGCTATTCACCAACTATTAGATTTTGATTTAAGTTTTTGGTTTGGTCATCAAGGTTACGAGTACGTTGATTTAGGAAGAGTATGGCAAATACTACTTTTAGTGGGACTAGGTGTTTGGCTAATTTTGATGTTAAGATGTATTGCCCCAGCACTTAAGATTGCTAATGATAATAAGCAATTACTTCTTTTATTTTCGGCTTCGACAATTGCAATTGGACTATTTTATGGAGGAGGTCTTTTTTACGGAGCAAGGACTCACATAAGTATAATGGAGTTTTGGCGATGGTGGGTCGTCCATCTTTGGGTTGAAGGATTTTTTGAAGTATTCGCCACAGTAGCGTTAGCATTTATTTTCGTTACACTTGGTCTAATAAAACCAAGGTCTGCAACTAAAGCATCATTACTATCGACATCGATATTTTTAATCGGTGGTATTCCAGGAACATTTCACCACTTATATTTTAGTGGGACTCCAATATCAATTAGTGCAATTGGTGCATGTTTTTCAGCTCTTGAAGTTGTTCCTCTTGTTCTAATTGGTTTTGAAGCATTTCATACATTTAAAGTTCAAAAGCTTACGAACTGGACAAAGAATTATAAATGGCCAATTACATTCTTTGTAGGTGTAGCATTTTGGAACCTAGTAGGTGCTGGAATATTTGGATTTTTAATAAATCCTCCAATTGCTCTTTATTATCTACAAGGATTAAATACAACTGCTGTTCATGCCCATGGCGCAACATTTGGTGTCTATGGCCTTCTTTCTCTTGGTCTAATTTTATTTATAGTACAAACAACATTTCAAGATCGAAAATGGAACGACAAAATAATGAGATATGGTTTTTGGGGAATGAATATAGGTCTAGGGCTAATGATTCTCTTAAGCCTTCTTCCTATCGGTTTGATTCAATTTGATGCGTCTTTAAAGGTTGGTCTATGGTACGCAAGAGGTAGTGAAGTGATGCAGTCAAATTTGATACAGGACCTGAGATGGTTAAGAGTTATAGGAGATGTGGTTTTTGCGATTGGCGCTATTTCTTATGCATTGGCGATATTAGATAAAACGGGCCTATACAAACTAAAGTCAAGTGAAGCGACATTTGACAGTGAATTGGTGATAGAGAACTAA
- a CDS encoding Rrf2 family transcriptional regulator produces the protein MRLRTKTDYCLRVLIYLQLNEGKVRIQDIADSYNISKNHLSVAVNKLSELGYVISTLGPKGGIEFNKEFEDKSIGELVSQVEDFDIVECFNSEKNTCTLSPKCKLKNMLNKATNAFLSELKNHKIKDLV, from the coding sequence ATGCGATTAAGGACAAAAACTGACTATTGCCTCAGAGTTTTAATTTACCTTCAATTAAATGAGGGGAAAGTGAGAATTCAAGATATTGCAGATAGTTATAATATTTCTAAGAATCATTTGAGCGTTGCAGTAAATAAGCTTTCTGAGCTTGGGTACGTAATTTCAACCCTAGGCCCAAAGGGTGGTATTGAATTCAACAAAGAGTTCGAAGACAAATCAATTGGCGAACTTGTTTCTCAAGTCGAAGACTTTGATATTGTCGAGTGCTTTAATTCTGAAAAAAATACATGCACTTTGAGCCCAAAGTGCAAACTTAAAAATATGCTAAATAAGGCTACAAATGCTTTTCTCTCAGAGTTAAAAAACCATAAAATAAAAGACCTAGTGTGA
- a CDS encoding VF530 family DNA-binding protein — MNDQSNRKKDPLEGVTLKMMLTDVINLFGCKEIYEMTEINSFNDEPPMFNKILKFIRKNPWAIQKIEKMYRGNLETIEKMKREGTVSKKDLALGSGTGGRKTKF; from the coding sequence ATGAATGATCAAAGCAATCGCAAGAAAGACCCTTTAGAGGGCGTGACTTTAAAAATGATGTTAACAGATGTTATTAATCTCTTTGGCTGTAAAGAGATCTATGAAATGACTGAGATCAATAGTTTCAATGATGAACCTCCTATGTTTAATAAAATTTTAAAATTTATTAGAAAGAATCCATGGGCCATTCAAAAGATTGAAAAGATGTATCGTGGTAACTTAGAAACGATAGAGAAAATGAAGCGCGAAGGAACAGTATCAAAGAAAGACCTTGCCCTTGGAAGTGGAACAGGTGGCCGTAAGACAAAGTTTTAA